In Actinomadura citrea, a single window of DNA contains:
- a CDS encoding cryptochrome/photolyase family protein, with amino-acid sequence MDTSLMLFTRDLRVRDNPALAAACEADQVVPVFVFDDAILDGPFGVPNRIRFLLDSLADLRRSLGERGGDLVVRRGDPAEEVARLARETGAGSLFLADERSAYATRRLDRIREAVRADGLDLDVSAHPGITVVTPGELIPTSGDHYKVFTPYWRAWEAARWRPAADAPEKIRLPSGVKPGALPRLADLISGSPSPALAPGGEGAGRERMKAWLREDATAYDDVRDDLAADRTSRLSPYVKFGCVSPRELAEAAPDAYRRQLAWRDFHHQVAAAFPELPRRDYRSRDRRWKDDEDAFAAWCEGTTGVPIVDAGMRQLHREGFMHNRARLITASFLTRDLGIDWRRGLGHFNEWLVDGDVADNAGNWQWVAGTGNSTRPDQVMNPFRQASRFDPRGDYVRRYVPELAGVEGSGVHRPWTLDEDRRRSLGYPPPIIDPDDR; translated from the coding sequence ATGGACACCTCGTTGATGCTGTTCACCCGCGACCTCCGGGTACGCGACAACCCCGCTCTGGCCGCGGCCTGCGAGGCGGATCAGGTCGTCCCGGTCTTCGTCTTCGACGACGCGATCCTGGACGGCCCGTTCGGCGTGCCCAACCGCATCCGGTTCCTCCTCGACAGCCTCGCCGACCTGCGACGGTCGCTCGGCGAGCGGGGCGGCGACCTGGTGGTGCGGCGCGGCGACCCCGCCGAGGAGGTCGCCCGGCTGGCCCGGGAGACGGGCGCCGGCTCGCTGTTCCTCGCCGACGAGCGGTCGGCGTACGCGACCCGGCGCCTCGACCGCATCCGCGAAGCCGTGCGCGCGGACGGCCTCGACCTGGACGTGTCGGCGCACCCCGGCATCACCGTGGTCACGCCCGGCGAGCTCATTCCCACCAGCGGCGACCACTACAAGGTGTTCACCCCGTACTGGCGGGCCTGGGAGGCGGCCCGGTGGCGTCCGGCCGCGGACGCGCCCGAGAAGATCCGGTTGCCGTCCGGGGTGAAGCCGGGCGCGCTGCCGCGGCTCGCCGACCTGATCTCCGGCTCCCCGTCCCCCGCGCTCGCGCCCGGCGGGGAGGGCGCGGGACGCGAGCGCATGAAGGCGTGGCTGCGCGAGGACGCCACCGCCTACGACGACGTCCGCGACGATCTCGCCGCCGACCGCACGTCCCGGCTCAGCCCGTACGTGAAGTTCGGCTGCGTCTCGCCGCGGGAACTGGCGGAGGCCGCGCCGGACGCCTACCGGCGCCAGCTGGCGTGGCGGGACTTCCACCACCAGGTCGCCGCCGCCTTCCCCGAGCTCCCGCGGCGCGACTACCGATCGCGCGACCGGCGGTGGAAGGACGACGAGGACGCCTTCGCCGCGTGGTGCGAGGGCACGACGGGCGTCCCGATCGTGGACGCGGGGATGCGCCAGCTTCACCGCGAGGGGTTCATGCACAACCGCGCCCGGCTCATCACCGCCTCGTTCCTGACCCGCGACCTCGGCATCGACTGGCGCAGGGGCCTGGGCCACTTCAACGAGTGGCTCGTCGACGGCGACGTCGCCGACAACGCGGGGAACTGGCAGTGGGTCGCCGGAACCGGGAACAGCACCCGGCCCGACCAGGTGATGAACCCGTTCCGGCAGGCGTCGCGCTTCGACCCGCGCGGCGACTACGTCCGCCGGTACGTCCCCGAACTGGCCGGCGTCGAGGGGTCCGGCGTCCACCGGCCCTGGACGCTGGACGAGGACCGCAGGCGGTCCCTCGGCTACCCGCCGCCGATCATCGACCCCGACGACCGATGA